A single window of Plectropomus leopardus isolate mb chromosome 12, YSFRI_Pleo_2.0, whole genome shotgun sequence DNA harbors:
- the mapre2 gene encoding microtubule-associated protein RP/EB family member 2 isoform X2, whose protein sequence is MAVNVYSTSITQETMSRHDITAWVNDILCLNYTKVEQLSSGAAYCQFMDLLFPGCISLKKVKFQAKLEHEYIHNFKLLQASFKRMNVDKIIPVEKLVKGRFQDNLDFIQWFKKFFDANYDGKEYDPVAARQGQDAIPPPDPGEQIFNLPKKSHHAASSPTAGASRSSATTPKSSTPTSRPSSAKKIPATAVPTPAKGEKELEAQVTQLTEQLNTLKLALEGVEKERDYYFSKLREVELLCQEQSEENAPFVDRLMEVLYASDEQEGAELAEGDGHEVDQQAHDEAPDDQQEEQDEY, encoded by the exons ATGGCGGTCAACGTATATTCTACCTCAATAACCCAGGAGACTATGAGCAGGCATGACATCACTGCCTGGGTTAACGATATTCTCTGCCTAAACTACACGAAAGTGGAGCAGCTCTCCTCAG GAGCTGCCTATTGCCAGTTCATGGATCTGCTCTTTCCTGGCTGCATCAGTCTTAAGAAGGTCAAGTTTCAAGCTAAGTTGGAGCACGAGTACATTCACAATTTCAAGCTGTTGCAGGCATCCTTCAAGCGGATGAATGTGGACAAG ATAATTCCTGTGGAGAAACTGGTTAAAGGCAGATTTCAGGACAATCTTGATTTCATCCAGTGGTTTAAGAAGTTCTTTGATGCCAATTATGATGGTAAAGAGTATGACCCAGTTGCAGCCAGACAGGGTCAGGATGCCATTCCCCCACCTGACCCCGGTGAGCAGATCTTCAACCTGCCAAAGAAGTCCCACCATGCAGCCAGCTCCCCGACTGCAG GAGCATCGAGGTCGAGTGCCACAACCCCCAAGTCTTCAACACCAACATCCAGACCCTCGTCAGCCAAAAAGATCCCTGCAACTGCAGTTCCAACTCCTGCCAAAGGAGAGAAAGAACTGGAAGCACAGGTCACACAACTGACCGAGCAG ttgaaCACATTAAAGTTGGCACTGGAAGGagtggagaaggagagggaCTACTACTTCAGCAAGCTGCGAGAGGTGGAGCTGCTGTGCCAGGAGCAGAGTGAAGAAAATGCCCCGTTTGTTGATCGGCTAATGGAGGTCCTTTACGCCTCAGATGAACAG GAAGGAGCAGAGCTGGCTGAGGGGGACGGACACGAAGTGGACCAGCAAGCCCATGATGAGGCGCCAGATGATCAGCAGGAAGAGCAGGATGAATACTGA